TCCTTCCGCGTAAGCTTAACGTCTTCGCCATCAGCCGTGACCCGCATATCGTCGAAGTCGACCTCAAGCCGCTCGTCTTCGTACTTAAGCGTTGTCTCTTTTTCGGCCCGACGGAGCACGGCTCGAACTCGGGCGATCACTTCCTTGACGGAAAATGGTTTAACGATGTAGTCGTCGGCACCGGTGTCTAGCCCTGCGATCTTGTCGGACTCGGCAGCTTTCGCCGTCAACATTATTATCGGCGTGCTTTCTGTCGATTGTTCTTTTCTCAAGCGTCTGCACAGTTCCATTCCGCTCATACCCGGAAGCATGAGATCCAAAATGATCAATGAAGGTGTAGATTTTTCGTCAAGGGCCAGACGTAGGCCCTTCTCGGCCGATTCTGCGATCATTGACCGAAAGCCTTCGCGCTTGAAGTTGTAGTGAAGGCTTTCGGCTATATCAGCGTCGTCTTCGATGATCAATATCGTTGGCTGCATAAATCGCGGTGTTTCAAGTAATTGGCGTTCAAGAGTTCAACGCCAGTTTATGAACCGCAGCTTGCCGCGATGTTACCAGAATGTTACCACTATGTTAATTATTGGATCTTGCGGGTTCCGAGTGTTTTGACGTAATCCGAGCCTTAGGTCCTACGCATATCTTCTCTGGGTCGAACCAGCCTACGCAGTTTCCCCGAAGCCGGAGCGATCTCATTCCATGAAGCGATCTCGAGTTCGATCACGGCCAAAGCAGCGGTTGGCATCGGCTCGACGGCCCCTGTCAGCATCCGAAGAATTTGTTCACATGCCGGATTATGACCGACCAAGAGTGCTCGGGTTGACCGATCGGGAATCTCGGAGACGACCTGAAGAAGTTCCTCGGCGCTCGCTTCGTATATCCTTGCGTCAAAATGGACATCAAAAGTATGTCGGGTAGCGGCCTGAACCAGATTCGCTGTCTCAGTTGTCCGTTTTGCTGGCGAACTTACCAAGAAATCAGGGAGAAGGCCCTCCGTCGCAATAATCTCACCCATGAACGGTGCGGCCCTTCGCCCACGTTCGTTCAAGGGCCTATCGAAATCAGCCATCGAGGTATCGATCCAACTGGACTTTGCATGTCGCATTAAGAGCAGAGTTTTCATATATTCAAATGAGGGAGGCGGGAAAAGCTCTGCGGGAAGAACTGAGGGGGAGTTTAATCCCGATCATTGGTCAAGTTCAACCTCCCATGGTTCAATTTCGGCAATTTGCTAGAATTTTACAAATAGACGTCGATCAGTGCTGTAGTCTGAGATGTTGGTCGTTGAACAAATAAATCCTTCTCTTCTGGTCAACTGGCTCGGATTTTCCGTCGGGGTTGCTTTGTATGCTCTTCTCGGATGGATGATTCTTCGACATCGTGAGAGCTCGGGCGGCAAGCAGGTCCGGGTATTGCTCTTTCTTACATCTGCGCTCGGGTTGGTTTGGAACGCCGGTGAACTCGCAGTCACCGCCCTTGGCCACAATTCGACCCTTCATCCTTTGATCACCGTTTTCGCTTACTCGGCGTTGGGCTTTTTGCCTTCAGTCGTAGTTCATTCTGTTCAACTCGAGACCGATCAACGGCCGGTATTGACGTGGATCGCTTACCTTATCAGCACGCTTGCTACTGTCGTTCACATCTGGGCATACGCTGCGGGTTTGGCGGTTCCGTCATCTGCGGGCCTGATCCTCTTAACCTTTGGTGCCGTGTCGCTTGTGATCGGGCTGCTTCTCACAAACCTCCGGCAAACCGTGGAGCGAAAGACAGTTTGGGTGACGGCACTTCTTGTATTCGCCGTATCTTCTCTTCACCTTGTTTCGCACCGGGGAAGCGGTTCTTCATGGCCGGTAGAATTGATAGCCCACCAATCGTCCCTGCCGCTCGTACTAGCGATCCTTTACCAGAATTATAGATTTGCTTTTGCAGATATCTTTCTCAAGCGTGCGGTTTCGCTAATTTTACTCGCGTTTGTTGCGTTCGGGCTCTATGTTGCAGTTGCTGGCCAGGCGACCGAAGCCGTAGCTCGTCTTTCTCCAAACATACCCTCGACGGCGATCATACTTGTGTTTTGGGTCGGCACAGCACTTCTCTATCCGTCGATAAGCCGTTTTGCGGGATGGTTGGTCGATACGGTTTTGTTGAAGCGCCCCGATTACGAAAGCTTCTTGAACGAACTTGCGAAAGAGATCGATGAATGCGAATCAACGGAACTCGTTCCAGCGTTGGTCTCGTCAATTTTGGGGAAGGAGTTTTCGGCCGGATCGTATGACTGGCGAGAGATCGAATACGTAAAAGACGAGCCACGCTTGAGTTCGGTAAACGATGCGGGCGAATATATTGAGACCGTGATCCGGACCGCGGAGGCTCCCTTTTATTTAATACGTCTCGGGGAATTTGCCGGCGGCAGGAGGTTGCTCTCGGAAGAGATCACAATGCTTGAGATGGTGGCGAATCGAGCCGCGAGACGCATCGACGCCCTTCGCGTCACCCATGAACGATGCGAGCGAGAGTTTCGAGAACAGCAATTTTCGCGCCTTGCCGCCGAGGCCCAACTTACGGCCCTCCGTGCCCAGATCAATCCGCATTTCTTATTCAACGCGCTCACAACCATTGGCTACTTGATCCAGGAATCGCCCGACAAAGCGTTGCAAACCCTACTTCAGCTAACAAAACTGCTGCGGCGGGTTCTGAATACCACTGACGAATTCACGTCTTTTGGTGCGGAACTTAGGCTCATAGAGAGCTATTTGGAGATCGAGCGGGCAAGATTTGAGGAGCGCCTCACCGTGACGATAGACGTCGATGACGAGTTGCGGTCGATCGAGATCCCCTCACTGATCCTACAGCCTTTGGTTGAGAACGCGATCAAACATGGGATCTCAACGAAACGATCCGGTGGAGAAGTTAAAATTAGTGCGCTGCTTGAGAACGAGGACGGTCAGGCGTTTCTGTGTATTACGGTCGCGGATACGGGCGATGGGAGCTCGCTCCTTGCTCGTCCCGAATCTCGAGGTGTCGGCCTACGTAATGTAGAAGACCGTCTTCGCAACTATTATCACGACGAGGCGCGACTCGAGCTTTATCGGTATCGCGACGTGGAGACGCGAGCAGTGATCTCGATTCCGATCGTTCATAAGCGTTCCGAGATCGAGAACGAGAACGAGGTTTCCGCCATATGACTTCTCTTAGGGTAGTGATCGCCGATGACGAGCGTCCGGCGCGCGAATATCTGAAGAAGCTCGTTTCCAAGATCGATGAAGTTGAGATCGTCGGTGAGGCTGAGAATGGGCTTGATGCGGTCGACTTAATTGGGAAGCTGTCGCCGGACCTCGCGTTGCTAGATCTGCAGATGCCGGAGCTCAGCGGTCTTGAGGTCGTGAAGAAGATCTCAGAAGACAAGATGCCTCTGGTTGCTTTCGTTACGGCATTTGACGACTATGCTGTCCAGGCTTTTGAGTTAAATGCTATCGATTACCTTCTGAAGCCGGTTGAGCTTTCCCGGCTCCGCGAGACAATAGCTCGGGCATTCCAACGACTTGAGAATGCCGACTGGCGGGACGTTGAGAGAAAGCGACTTGAAGCTGCGACGGAAACGATCGAGCACACCTCAGGCACGGGCTTTCTTAAACGAATTCCTGTCCGCATGCGTGATGACATCTACCTCGTTCCGGTCGATGATATCGCATCGATCGTTGCAGACGGGGAATTGCTTTACCTCACAACGGCAGATCGAACGAAATACACGATCAACTACCGGTTAAAGGACCTTGAAGCTCGTCTCGACCCCGAACTCTTTGTCAGGCTGTCGCGCGGTTCGCTCGCGAATATAAAAATGGTGGAAAGGATCTCGCCGGTTGCTGGCGGGACATACATTGTCCACCTTATCAACGGCCAAGAATTGACCTCCAGCCGACTTCAATCCAAGGCACTTCGGGCCCAGCTATTGCGAATCTAGTCTTTAAACGTCTCCTTTGTTTTTCTTGCTATCACTCCAATAGTGCATTTTATGTGCGAATTTCGACCGTTCGTTTAAAAGACAACAAGGGCAGCGGTTCTTCAGCTATCGTTGAGCTTTTGGTCGTAAGGCACCTTACGCCCAAGATCCGACATTTGATTTACGAGGTACAAATGAGAATTTTCAGTATATTTTTTGTTGTTCTTTTGCTTGCCGTTGCGGCTATTGCTCAGAACGCAACTATCACCGGTAAGGTGACGTACGGGAATGCGATCCCGCTCCATGATGCGAACGTTCAGATCGTGCAGACCCGACAAAGTGTCCGAACAGATACCGACGGCAATTTCTCATTGAAGGACGTACCTCCGGGTCGTTATTCGATCCTCGTTCACCTAGAGGGTTTTTCAGATACTTCACGCCAGATCACGGTTGGGACCGGAGCTTCTTTAACCGTCAACTTCCAACTCCAAATATCATCGCTGCGGGAAGAGGTGACTGTGACCGCCTCCGGGGCGGAGCAGACCGTTTTTGATTCATTTCAATCAGTGACTTCGATCGGGCCGGGCCGAGTACTCGAAAAGGCGTCCACTTCGATCGGCGAAGTCCTTGAAGGTGAACCTGGTGTTGCGAAACGCAGCTTTGGCCCCGGCTCGGCACGCCCAGTGCTTCGGGGCTTCGACGGCGATCGCGTGCTTGTTTTGGAGAACGGCATTCGCAACGGTTCGGTCGGCTCGCAATCAGGCGATCACGGTGAACCTTTGGATCCGATGGCGGCGGAGCGGATCGAGATCGTTAAGGGCCCGGGTACTCTCCTTTACGGGAGCAACGCGATCGGCGGCGTCGTAAACGTGATCGACCATACGGATGACGACTACACTGACGGAGTGCGGGGTTATGTAAAGGGTGTCGGAGGAACCGCCGATAAGCAGGGTGCTATCGGAGGCGGTGTCGAATATGGCTTGAATCGCTGGCTGTTTCGCGGCAATTTTGGCGCACAGCGTACAGGTGACTATCAAACCCCGCTCGGACAAGTCCCAAACTCGGCTTCGCGGTCCACGACGGGTTCGTTTGGAACAGGATATTATGGCGAGAAAGCATTTCTTGCCGGGAAATTCAGTGCCGATGTACGCCGCTTCGGGATTCCCTTCGCAGCCCTTTTTGAGGGTGGCGGCGAGAAACCGAAAGAGGGTGAACTTCCGGATGTCGACGAGGATATCGACCTTAGAATGCGTCGTTACAATGTCCGATTTAACGGTGGTTTCCGCGATCTGAATAATTCGTTTCTCCGCGGAGTCAACTACGCCGTCGATTACACCGATTACAGGCACAAGGAAATCGAGAGCGAGGACGGGATCGACGAGGTCGGAACAACGTTTTCGAACAAGGTGTTCAATTATCGCTCGGTGTTCGAGCAACAACAGTATCAGCGGCTGACCGGTCGGTTCGGGTTTGAAGGCTTCAACCGCGATTACGAGGTCGTTGGTGCCGAGCAACTCATTGACGGCAAGATACGGCAGAATTCGTTCTCCGTTTTTGGACTACAAGAGCTTAACTTCGACCGCGTCAAGTTCCAGTTTGGCGGACGCGTCGAGAACAACCGCTATCGTGCCGAGGATCCTCAGTACCGTGACCGTAATTTCACCGGATTCTCAGGTGCCGCGGGGATGAACGTCGGGCTTTGGGCCGGCGGCGCGTTCGTATTTAATTACACATTCTCGACACGAGCCCCGGCCCTCGAGGAACTCTACAACAACGGTCCTCATATCGGCACAGTGACGTTCGAGATCGGTAACGAGAACCTCCGAAAGGAAACAGCGAATGGCTTAGATTTCTCTCTTCGCCACACCTCGCAACGCTTCCGATTCTTCAGTGATGTGTACTACTACCGGATCAATGACTTTGTTTTCCTTGCATTTCAGGATGAAGACGGCGACGGTGACGTTGACATCGAGGACGGGCTTCCCGTTGCTCGATTTGAACAAGAGGACGCGGAGTATTTTGGTGCCGAGATCTCGGCGGAGGCCACTTTCAACGATTGGCTGGGCGGCTTTGCAAGCTTTGATTTTGTGCGTGCAAAACTGGTGGATGAGAATCTCAACGTCCCCCGAATCCCACCGGCAAGGGCGAGGCTCGGCCTCGACGTTCGATATGAGGGGTTGAGCTTGCGGCCCGAGGTAGTATTTGCCTCGGCTCAGACCAAGTTGTTTCCGTTAGAAACACGCACCGCCGGTTACGGCCTCCTCAATATAGCGGGGTCGTACACGATCGCACGACATCACAGCGCCCATATTTTTTCGTTCAATGCTTACAATTTGACGGACAAGCTCTACCGAAATCACGTCAACCTCGTTAAAGACCTGATGCCCGAGATCGGACGTGGGATCCGTGTCGGATACACGTTCAGATTCTTCTAATCGAAGCTGCTGACTTAGGTTCAACTGTAGAAAGAAAACTTACACCCTCCGTTCAGTTCGTTTATACTCTGAATAAACAAACTGATCGGAGGGCTTTTTTATGAAGACTGAGACTTTAGAATTTTCTACATCGAATGGAGATACATCGGCCTATGTCGTAGTTCCTCAAAACGGAAATGGTAAGGCCGTAGTGGTCATTCATGAATGGTGGGGACTTAACGAGCACATCAAAGATATTGCTGGCCGTTATGCAGCGGAGGGCTTTACTGCGATCGCTCCCGACCTTTATCGCGGCCGGGTAGCCACCGACCCTGAAAGTGCTTCGAAGATGATGCACGAATTGGCGATCGAGGATGGCCTCGATACTATCCGGCAGACGATATTGACCGCTCGCAAGGAATATGACATCTCGCGTTTCGGCATCACCGGATTTTGCATGGGCGGGACATTTGCCCTTCGTGCTGCGTGTGAAGTTGAAGGCTTTGCGGCGGCTGTCCCGTTTTACGGTGATATTCCCGAGGAAGCAGTTCTAAGAAAGTTGAAAGTCCCAACTGTCTTTGTCTCAGGAACGCGAGACGGATGGATCACGCCCGAAAAGGTCCTGGAACTTGAGAAGGCAGCGGAGAAGTATGAACTTCCGTTGGAGTCGTTCAAATACGACGCCGATCATGCTTTCTTCAATGATACGCGGCCGGAGGTATTCGACGAAACTGCGGCACAGAACGCCTGGGCACACGCGATCGCTTTCTTTGGCTCAAAACTCTAGTTGCTGCGGAGCGTAACCGCCGGTAGCGAATCTTAATAGGTGGTGCCTTACATATTCAGGTCAAGTTCGTACACTTGATCGCCATCTGGATTTGGGATCCTGTCTAACGAATTTCGTTCTTTTCGTTGCCGCTTACGCTGAAACATATTTTGATCCGCGGCGGCAATTGCCTGCTCGAGGCGATCGATCGAATCAAAATTAGTGAACCCCCATGAGACTTTAATGTCGATCGGCTGATCAATACCATCAATTGTCACTCCTCGAAGGAGATTCTCTAAACGGTTCATCCGAAGCTCCGCCATTTCGTCGTTCATGCTTACCATGATGACGAAAAACTCATCGCCACCCCACCGATAGATAAGATCCTCGGCTCGCATTAGAGACCGTATTGACCCCACTACCATCCGGATGGTCGAATCGCCGGCCGCGTGGCCATAACAATCGTTTATTGCTTTGAGGCCGTCAATATCAAAAAAGCCAACACAGCCGGCGACCGTTGCTCCTTCCGAATTTCCTTGGCGAACGAAACCGTAAAACGCATGACGCGTTAGTGCAGCGGTGAGTGGGTCTGTGTGTACAAGTTCTTCAAGCGTTCGTTTCGTTTTCTCAAGCTCAACATTTGCGTCCTCGGCCCGCCGCAGCACTTTTTCCAGCAAAATGATGACCATTCCGAATCCAAGAGCCGTCTGGAGGACCATCGTTACCATAGGCGCGTAAATGAGTAACTCGCTTTTTAGCGGGAATCCGGATCCGGCGAGGGAAACAGCGAAATAGCCAACCGCTTGAATCGCTAGAAGTACGAGAGAAACCCGCATCACCTTCCACCCAAAGGTGCGCGCTTCAAGCCGACTGAGCATTACGAAACTAAAGACATAGAATCCGACCAGAATGATCGCATGGATCGGAAGCACTTCGTTAAACTCCGGGGATAGCAACGGGAGGATGATGGCGATGGCAACAAACGGCACGATAGCAGCCTCGTGCTTTGCCGAGAGTTCGAAGTCGCTCTCCAAAGTCTTGCAACCCGAGATCAACAGGAACCCAAATATATACTCGCCCAGGAAGTAGTAGGTGAAGAGCATTGATCCGAACTCATCGAAATCAAAAGCCAGTCGAAGCGAGATAAGGGCAAACGATTGACAGAGCCAAGCCACGGCCCAATATTTGAGCGCCGTGAGCTGCAGCGACCGCCGCAAAAAAAGCGAGAGGATCGTTATTAGAAAAACACTATTCAGCTGAATCAGCAGTGTGAATTTTGATTCCATATGGGCTAGAAAATTAGCCTTAAAGAAGGGTCTTGAATGGATTGCGAAGGGAGGATGATTAGGAAGGAACGCCGAAGCGTTACCGGTA
This window of the Acidobacteriota bacterium genome carries:
- a CDS encoding TonB-dependent receptor — protein: MRIFSIFFVVLLLAVAAIAQNATITGKVTYGNAIPLHDANVQIVQTRQSVRTDTDGNFSLKDVPPGRYSILVHLEGFSDTSRQITVGTGASLTVNFQLQISSLREEVTVTASGAEQTVFDSFQSVTSIGPGRVLEKASTSIGEVLEGEPGVAKRSFGPGSARPVLRGFDGDRVLVLENGIRNGSVGSQSGDHGEPLDPMAAERIEIVKGPGTLLYGSNAIGGVVNVIDHTDDDYTDGVRGYVKGVGGTADKQGAIGGGVEYGLNRWLFRGNFGAQRTGDYQTPLGQVPNSASRSTTGSFGTGYYGEKAFLAGKFSADVRRFGIPFAALFEGGGEKPKEGELPDVDEDIDLRMRRYNVRFNGGFRDLNNSFLRGVNYAVDYTDYRHKEIESEDGIDEVGTTFSNKVFNYRSVFEQQQYQRLTGRFGFEGFNRDYEVVGAEQLIDGKIRQNSFSVFGLQELNFDRVKFQFGGRVENNRYRAEDPQYRDRNFTGFSGAAGMNVGLWAGGAFVFNYTFSTRAPALEELYNNGPHIGTVTFEIGNENLRKETANGLDFSLRHTSQRFRFFSDVYYYRINDFVFLAFQDEDGDGDVDIEDGLPVARFEQEDAEYFGAEISAEATFNDWLGGFASFDFVRAKLVDENLNVPRIPPARARLGLDVRYEGLSLRPEVVFASAQTKLFPLETRTAGYGLLNIAGSYTIARHHSAHIFSFNAYNLTDKLYRNHVNLVKDLMPEIGRGIRVGYTFRFF
- a CDS encoding histidine phosphatase family protein, with amino-acid sequence MRHAKSSWIDTSMADFDRPLNERGRRAAPFMGEIIATEGLLPDFLVSSPAKRTTETANLVQAATRHTFDVHFDARIYEASAEELLQVVSEIPDRSTRALLVGHNPACEQILRMLTGAVEPMPTAALAVIELEIASWNEIAPASGKLRRLVRPREDMRRT
- a CDS encoding response regulator transcription factor encodes the protein MQPTILIIEDDADIAESLHYNFKREGFRSMIAESAEKGLRLALDEKSTPSLIILDLMLPGMSGMELCRRLRKEQSTESTPIIMLTAKAAESDKIAGLDTGADDYIVKPFSVKEVIARVRAVLRRAEKETTLKYEDERLEVDFDDMRVTADGEDVKLTRKEFALLEHLIKNSGRVATRQQLLDNVWGYSYFGDTRTLDVHIRRLRQKMDGCGIAIETVVGVGYRFVGCK
- a CDS encoding dienelactone hydrolase family protein; protein product: MKTETLEFSTSNGDTSAYVVVPQNGNGKAVVVIHEWWGLNEHIKDIAGRYAAEGFTAIAPDLYRGRVATDPESASKMMHELAIEDGLDTIRQTILTARKEYDISRFGITGFCMGGTFALRAACEVEGFAAAVPFYGDIPEEAVLRKLKVPTVFVSGTRDGWITPEKVLELEKAAEKYELPLESFKYDADHAFFNDTRPEVFDETAAQNAWAHAIAFFGSKL
- a CDS encoding diguanylate cyclase — its product is MESKFTLLIQLNSVFLITILSLFLRRSLQLTALKYWAVAWLCQSFALISLRLAFDFDEFGSMLFTYYFLGEYIFGFLLISGCKTLESDFELSAKHEAAIVPFVAIAIILPLLSPEFNEVLPIHAIILVGFYVFSFVMLSRLEARTFGWKVMRVSLVLLAIQAVGYFAVSLAGSGFPLKSELLIYAPMVTMVLQTALGFGMVIILLEKVLRRAEDANVELEKTKRTLEELVHTDPLTAALTRHAFYGFVRQGNSEGATVAGCVGFFDIDGLKAINDCYGHAAGDSTIRMVVGSIRSLMRAEDLIYRWGGDEFFVIMVSMNDEMAELRMNRLENLLRGVTIDGIDQPIDIKVSWGFTNFDSIDRLEQAIAAADQNMFQRKRQRKERNSLDRIPNPDGDQVYELDLNM
- a CDS encoding histidine kinase, giving the protein MILRHRESSGGKQVRVLLFLTSALGLVWNAGELAVTALGHNSTLHPLITVFAYSALGFLPSVVVHSVQLETDQRPVLTWIAYLISTLATVVHIWAYAAGLAVPSSAGLILLTFGAVSLVIGLLLTNLRQTVERKTVWVTALLVFAVSSLHLVSHRGSGSSWPVELIAHQSSLPLVLAILYQNYRFAFADIFLKRAVSLILLAFVAFGLYVAVAGQATEAVARLSPNIPSTAIILVFWVGTALLYPSISRFAGWLVDTVLLKRPDYESFLNELAKEIDECESTELVPALVSSILGKEFSAGSYDWREIEYVKDEPRLSSVNDAGEYIETVIRTAEAPFYLIRLGEFAGGRRLLSEEITMLEMVANRAARRIDALRVTHERCEREFREQQFSRLAAEAQLTALRAQINPHFLFNALTTIGYLIQESPDKALQTLLQLTKLLRRVLNTTDEFTSFGAELRLIESYLEIERARFEERLTVTIDVDDELRSIEIPSLILQPLVENAIKHGISTKRSGGEVKISALLENEDGQAFLCITVADTGDGSSLLARPESRGVGLRNVEDRLRNYYHDEARLELYRYRDVETRAVISIPIVHKRSEIENENEVSAI
- a CDS encoding response regulator transcription factor → MTSLRVVIADDERPAREYLKKLVSKIDEVEIVGEAENGLDAVDLIGKLSPDLALLDLQMPELSGLEVVKKISEDKMPLVAFVTAFDDYAVQAFELNAIDYLLKPVELSRLRETIARAFQRLENADWRDVERKRLEAATETIEHTSGTGFLKRIPVRMRDDIYLVPVDDIASIVADGELLYLTTADRTKYTINYRLKDLEARLDPELFVRLSRGSLANIKMVERISPVAGGTYIVHLINGQELTSSRLQSKALRAQLLRI